A window from Mangifera indica cultivar Alphonso chromosome 2, CATAS_Mindica_2.1, whole genome shotgun sequence encodes these proteins:
- the LOC123201414 gene encoding 40S ribosomal protein S24-1 has translation MADKAVTIRTRKFMTNRLLSRKQFVIDVLHPGRANVSKAELKEKLARMYDVKDPNSIFVFKFRTHFGGGKSTGFGLIYDSVDNAKKYEPKYRLIRNGLDTKVEKSRKQMKERKNRAKKVRGVKKTKASDAAKKK, from the exons ATGGCAGATAAGGCAGTTACTATTCGTACCAGGAAGTTCATGACTAACCGCCTTCTTTCCAGGAAGCAATTT GTAATTGACGTTCTTCATCCGGGAAGGGCTAATGTCTCAAag GCTGAGCTTAAGGAGAAGTTGGCAAGAATGTATGATGTTAAAGACCCCAATTCAATCTTTGTCTTTAAGTTCCGGACTCATTTTGGAGGTGGTAAATCTACcggatttggtttgatttatgaTTCTGTTGATAATGCCAAGAAGTATGAGCCTAAGTACAGGCTTATCAGG AATGGTCTAGACACCAAGGTAGAGAAGTCAAGGAAGCAGATGAAGGAGAGGAAGAACAGGGCCAAGAAAGTCCGCGGTGTAAAGAAG ACCAAGGCCTCAGATGCGGCCAAGAAGAAGTGA
- the LOC123205776 gene encoding uncharacterized protein LOC123205776, with amino-acid sequence MAATTSLLELNPLKWAQVQPRPRLFPQRNAKFGPDLTNFRTLQRYSKFGAAKCFFTAPRKHLPANSSSNSNGVFNPLQVMSKTIVKAFDAFKKPAMVAVLVGLLMAFDPDSSLAASGGRVGGSAFSSRSSSSSSRSYSAKPGASYSAPYYAPSPFGGGGGFYVGPAVGVGVGVGGGSSLFYLLMGFAAFVLVSGFLSDRSDGDVFTATEKTSVIKLQVGLLGMGRSLQRDLNRIAEFADTSTSEGLSYVLTETSLSLLRHPDYCISGYSSVDVKRSVEDGEKRFNQLSIEERGKFDEETLVNVNNIRKQSTSSQRAGGFSNEYIVITILVAAEGVHKLPSINGSGDLKEALQKLGSLPQSKIMAVEVLWTPQNENDTLTERQLLEDYPLLRPL; translated from the exons ATGGCTGCGACTACTTCTTTATTAGAGTTAAACCCATTAAAATGGGCCCAAGTACAACCGCGTCCTCGATTATTCCCTCAAAGAAACGCTAAATTTGGTCCCGATCTAACCAATTTTCGTACACTTCAACGTTATTCCAAGTTCGGCGCCGCTAAATGCTTTTTTACAGCCCCGAGGAAGCATCTTCCCGCcaattcaagctcaaattcaaatgGGGTTTTCAACCCTCTTCAGGTTATGAGCAAAACGATTGTCAAAGCTTTTGACGCCTTCAAGAAGCCCGCAATGGTTGCAGTTTTAGTGGGGCTTTTAATGGCGTTTGATCCCGATTCTTCATTGGCGGCTTCTGGCGGGAGAGTTGGGGGTTCAGCGTTTTCGTCACGCTCGTCCTCATCGTCGTCGAGGAGTTATTCGGCCAAGCCAGGAGCATCGTACTCGGCTCCTTATTATGCTCCGTCGCCGTTTGGTGGCGGCGGTGGGTTTTATGTGGGGCCCGCGGTTGGCGTTGGAGTTGGAGTGGGTGGTGGGTCGAGTTTGTTCTATCTATTGATGGGTTTTGCAGCTTTTGTTTTGGTTTCGGGTTTCTTGTCTGATCGGTCTGACGGCGATGTTTTTACTGCCACCGAGAAAACAAGTGTTATTAAGCTTCAG GTTGGGTTGTTGGGCATGGGGCGGTCTCTTCAGAGGGATCTTAATCGAATTGCCGAATTTGCTGATACATCAACCTCAGAGGGCCTGAGCTATGTCTTGACAG AGACATCACTGTCTTTACTTCGGCATCCTGATTATTGCATCTCTGGTTATTCATCT GTGGATGTGAAGCGAAGTGTAGAGGATGGGGAGAAACGCTTCAATCAACTTTCTATTGAAGAACGAGGAAAATTTGATGAAGAGACTCTGGTTAATGTTAATAACATCAGAAAACAAAGCACAAGCAGCCAAAGAGCTGGTGGATTTAGCAATGAGTACATAGTG ATCACAATTTTGGTGGCTGCTGAAGGAGTGCATAAACTGCCCAGCATTAATGGCAGTGGGGACTTAAAAGAAGCTTTGCAAAAGCTTGGCTCCCTTCCCCAGAGCAAAATAATG GCAGTCGAAGTGTTATGGACCCCACAGAATGAAAATGACACGCTAACAGAGAGACAACTACTAGAGGATTACCCACTTTTGAGGCCTCTATAA
- the LOC123205765 gene encoding probable serine/threonine-protein kinase WNK9 isoform X1: MNGLIHLQPDSSEFVEADPTGRYGRYNEVLGKGSSKIVYRAFDEYEGIEVAWNQVKLYDFLQSPEDLERLYCEIHLLKTLKHKNIMKFYTSWVDTANRNINFVTEMFTSGTLRQYRLKHRRVNIRAVKHWCRQILKGLFYLHSHDPPVIHRDLKCDNIFVNGNQGEVKIGDLGLAAILRKSHAAHCVGTPEFMAPEVYEEAYNELVDIYSFGMCILEMVTFEYPYSECTHPAQIYKKVISGKKPDALYKVKDPEVRQFIEKCLATVSHRLSARELLNDPFLQIDDCESDLSLLDYGREVYVVDPFIRQPYLELYHCNNFFGTGHSNGYGYEAQNELGYPLVEVEPNGIELFEYHDDDDHSTNVDISIKGKRRDDDGIFLRLRIADKEGRIRNIYFPFDIETDTALSVATEMVAELDITDQDVTKIADIIDGEIASLVPQWRLGPGMVETSQFANQNFCLNCASNQTSTGSLMNYLSHNHGAKNLQLLQCCKNGCASMHGRFEEITFEAEESEHHVTEGAPIESSQSDCLHYQEIWGQHESQELSMGESGHSHYDEEYENSDQSFAALDEKDMKDQTNIEMNARKSIRHLYNSCSFSIVPSVYCDLSDNHEKEMQQELRWLRAKYQMELRELKNKQLGGASKSSSFSNKENKTSNGILSHILSNPLQGTKNGVHLKQISSVCHDLDSKSRCPNSDTQRGRNCKAMEESPRAQIMVNANNFHTGSLLPHSLHRTTSLPVDAIDY; this comes from the exons aTGAATGGTCTCATACACCTTCAGCCTGATTCGTCTGAGTTTGTTGAAGCTGATCCGACTGGAAGATATGGGAGA TACAATGAAGTTCTAGGCAAAGGATCTTCTAAGATAGT TTATAGAGCGTTCGATGAGTATGAAGGGATTGAAGTTGCTTGGAACCAGGTCAAGCTTTATGATTTCCTGCAAAGTCCTGAAGATCTTGAAAGACTCTATTGTGAAATTCATCTCCTGAAGACATTGAAGCACAAGAACATTATGAAGTTCTACACTTCTTGGGTTGATACTGCAAATAGAAACATCAACTTTGTTACTGAAATGTTCACTTCTGGGACCTTAAGACA GTATAGGCTAAAGCACAGAAGAGTCAACATTAGAGCAGTGAAGCATTGGTGTAGGCAGATCTTGAAAGGACTTTTCTATCTCCACAGCCATGACCCTCCTGTGATTCATAGAGATCTCAAGTGTgacaatatttttgttaatgggAACCAAGGAGAAGTGAAAATTGGAGATCTAGGCCTTGCTGCTATCCTTAGAAAGTCTCATGCTGCTCACTGTGTTG gGACACCAGAGTTCATGGCTCCAGAAGTGTACGAAGAGGCATATAATGAATTAGTTGACATCTATTCATTTGGCATGTGCATTTTGGAAATGGTCACCTTTGAATATCCATATAGTGAATGCACTCATCCTGCACAAATTTACAAGAAAGTTATCTCT GGTAAAAAACCAGATGCCTTGTACAAAGTGAAGGATCCTGAAGTGCGACAATTTATTGAGAAATGCCTGGCAACTGTGTCCCATAGGCTTTCTGCTAGGGAGTTGTTGAACGACCCTTTTCTCCAAATTGATGATTGTGAGTCTGATTTGAGTTTGCTAGACTATGGGAGAGAAGTCTATGTTGTGGACCCTTTCATAAGGCAACCTTATCTTGAACTCTATCATTGTAATAATTTCTTTGGTACTGGACACTCGAATGGTTACGGCTATGAAGCTCAAAATGAGTTGGGATATCCTCTAGTTGAGGTTGAACCAAATGGTATTGAACTTTTTGAGTATCATGATGACGACGATCATTCCACTAATGTTGACATTAGTATCAAGGGGAAACGGAGAGATGATGATGGTATTTTTTTAAGACTCAGAATTGCAGATAAAGAAG GTCGTATCCGAAACATATATTTCCCATTTGACATTGAAACAGACACAGCATTGAGTGTGGCAACTGAAATGGTTGCGGAGCTGGATATTACTGACCAAGATGTGACAAAGATAGCAGACATTATTGATGGGGAGATTGCTTCCTTGGTACCTCAATGGAGGTTGGGGCCAGGAATGGTAGAAACATCTCAATTTGCAAATCAAAATTTCTGTCTTAATTGTGCTTCCAACCAGACCTCTACCGGCTCCCTCATGAATTATCTTTCTCATAATCATGGTGCCAAGAACCTGCAACTCCTTCAATGTTGTAAGAATGGATGTGCTTCAATGCATGGCCGGTTTGAAGAGATTACCTTTGAAGCTGAAGAATCTGAGCATCATGTGACTGAAGGTGCACCAATTGAATCAAGCCAATCAGACTGCCTTCATTATCAAGAAATTTGGGGTCAACATGAAAGCCAAGAACTTAGTATGGGTGAGTCTGGACATAGCCATTATGATGAAGAATATGAAAATTCCGATCAGTCATTTGCAGCTCTGGACGAGAAAGACATGAAAGATCAAACAAATATTGAAATGAATGCTAGAAAGTCAATTAGACACTTGTATAATTCTTGTTCTTTCTCCATCGTTCCTTCTGTGTATTGTGACCTATCAGATAACCATGAGAAGGAAATGCAGCAGGAATTAAGATGGCTCAGGGCAAAGTATCAGATGGAATTAAGGGAACTTAAGAATAAACAATTAGGAGGTGCATCAAAATCTTCAAGTTTTagcaacaaagaaaacaaaacaagtaATGGCATTTTATCACATATCTTATCAAACCCTTTACAAGGAACCAAAAATGGAGTTCACTTGAAACAGATAAGTTCAGTCTGCCATGATCTTGACAGTAAGAGCCGCTGCCCCAATTCGGACACCCAAAGGGGCCGAAATTGTAAGGCGATGGAAGAATCCCCTAGAGCCCAGATAATGGTCAATGCCAACAATTTTCATACAGGATCTTTGCTTCCGCACTCTCTTCACAGGACAACATCCCTCCCAGTTGATGCTATTGATTATTAA
- the LOC123205765 gene encoding serine/threonine-protein kinase WNK1-like isoform X2 produces the protein MAPEVYEEAYNELVDIYSFGMCILEMVTFEYPYSECTHPAQIYKKVISGKKPDALYKVKDPEVRQFIEKCLATVSHRLSARELLNDPFLQIDDCESDLSLLDYGREVYVVDPFIRQPYLELYHCNNFFGTGHSNGYGYEAQNELGYPLVEVEPNGIELFEYHDDDDHSTNVDISIKGKRRDDDGIFLRLRIADKEGRIRNIYFPFDIETDTALSVATEMVAELDITDQDVTKIADIIDGEIASLVPQWRLGPGMVETSQFANQNFCLNCASNQTSTGSLMNYLSHNHGAKNLQLLQCCKNGCASMHGRFEEITFEAEESEHHVTEGAPIESSQSDCLHYQEIWGQHESQELSMGESGHSHYDEEYENSDQSFAALDEKDMKDQTNIEMNARKSIRHLYNSCSFSIVPSVYCDLSDNHEKEMQQELRWLRAKYQMELRELKNKQLGGASKSSSFSNKENKTSNGILSHILSNPLQGTKNGVHLKQISSVCHDLDSKSRCPNSDTQRGRNCKAMEESPRAQIMVNANNFHTGSLLPHSLHRTTSLPVDAIDY, from the exons ATGGCTCCAGAAGTGTACGAAGAGGCATATAATGAATTAGTTGACATCTATTCATTTGGCATGTGCATTTTGGAAATGGTCACCTTTGAATATCCATATAGTGAATGCACTCATCCTGCACAAATTTACAAGAAAGTTATCTCT GGTAAAAAACCAGATGCCTTGTACAAAGTGAAGGATCCTGAAGTGCGACAATTTATTGAGAAATGCCTGGCAACTGTGTCCCATAGGCTTTCTGCTAGGGAGTTGTTGAACGACCCTTTTCTCCAAATTGATGATTGTGAGTCTGATTTGAGTTTGCTAGACTATGGGAGAGAAGTCTATGTTGTGGACCCTTTCATAAGGCAACCTTATCTTGAACTCTATCATTGTAATAATTTCTTTGGTACTGGACACTCGAATGGTTACGGCTATGAAGCTCAAAATGAGTTGGGATATCCTCTAGTTGAGGTTGAACCAAATGGTATTGAACTTTTTGAGTATCATGATGACGACGATCATTCCACTAATGTTGACATTAGTATCAAGGGGAAACGGAGAGATGATGATGGTATTTTTTTAAGACTCAGAATTGCAGATAAAGAAG GTCGTATCCGAAACATATATTTCCCATTTGACATTGAAACAGACACAGCATTGAGTGTGGCAACTGAAATGGTTGCGGAGCTGGATATTACTGACCAAGATGTGACAAAGATAGCAGACATTATTGATGGGGAGATTGCTTCCTTGGTACCTCAATGGAGGTTGGGGCCAGGAATGGTAGAAACATCTCAATTTGCAAATCAAAATTTCTGTCTTAATTGTGCTTCCAACCAGACCTCTACCGGCTCCCTCATGAATTATCTTTCTCATAATCATGGTGCCAAGAACCTGCAACTCCTTCAATGTTGTAAGAATGGATGTGCTTCAATGCATGGCCGGTTTGAAGAGATTACCTTTGAAGCTGAAGAATCTGAGCATCATGTGACTGAAGGTGCACCAATTGAATCAAGCCAATCAGACTGCCTTCATTATCAAGAAATTTGGGGTCAACATGAAAGCCAAGAACTTAGTATGGGTGAGTCTGGACATAGCCATTATGATGAAGAATATGAAAATTCCGATCAGTCATTTGCAGCTCTGGACGAGAAAGACATGAAAGATCAAACAAATATTGAAATGAATGCTAGAAAGTCAATTAGACACTTGTATAATTCTTGTTCTTTCTCCATCGTTCCTTCTGTGTATTGTGACCTATCAGATAACCATGAGAAGGAAATGCAGCAGGAATTAAGATGGCTCAGGGCAAAGTATCAGATGGAATTAAGGGAACTTAAGAATAAACAATTAGGAGGTGCATCAAAATCTTCAAGTTTTagcaacaaagaaaacaaaacaagtaATGGCATTTTATCACATATCTTATCAAACCCTTTACAAGGAACCAAAAATGGAGTTCACTTGAAACAGATAAGTTCAGTCTGCCATGATCTTGACAGTAAGAGCCGCTGCCCCAATTCGGACACCCAAAGGGGCCGAAATTGTAAGGCGATGGAAGAATCCCCTAGAGCCCAGATAATGGTCAATGCCAACAATTTTCATACAGGATCTTTGCTTCCGCACTCTCTTCACAGGACAACATCCCTCCCAGTTGATGCTATTGATTATTAA
- the LOC123208664 gene encoding uncharacterized protein LOC123208664, producing MIPTCFSHPNTISSNSQVPQNLITCIYQTQLCNSPTYLTLTWSKNLFSHSLTIYAADSFSVTISLYPSTFSFFRNRPGSKSIYLTHHHYQRIKLYWDFTRAEFSQNSAEPDCSFYIAISCNEKLEFFLGDLQDELIRRSGLITTHQLVEPALLSRREHVFGRKSYISRVHFFGTKHEIGIECSGGILKVKVDGETSVVIKRLAWKFRGHERIYVDGIEVDFFWDVFNWVNSNNGSANSGKSNESNNGNGGNGHGVFIFQVGEGGVWPEMVGPEKRLMKKSLSSLGSSSMASGSLSRSPSCSSVLQWAEESSDGGRSSCSSTRSCGSNGGFSLLLYAWRKD from the coding sequence ATGATTCCAACATGTTTCAGCCATCCCAACACAATCTCAAGCAACTCTCAAGTGCCtcaaaatctcatcacatgcATTTACCAGACTCAGTTATGCAATTCTCCAACTTATCTCACTCTTACTTGGTCCAAAAATCTCTTCTCCCACTCTTTAACAATCTATGCAGCTGATTCTTTCTCCGTCACCATTTCTCTCTACCCTTCAACCTTCTCCTTCTTCCGGAACCGCCCCGGTTCCAAATCCATCTACTTGACCCACCACCATTATCAAAGAATCAAGCTTTACTGGGATTTCACTCGTGCTGAATTCTCCCAGAACTCTGCTGAGCCTGACTGCTCCTTCTACATTGCCATTTCCTGCAATGAGAAACTAGAGTTCTTTCTTGGCGATCTCCAAGATGAATTGATTAGAAGATCCGGGTTGATTACCACTCACCAGCTTGTGGAGCCGGCGCTTTTGTCTCGAAGAGAGCATGTTTTTGGACGCAAGAGTTATATTTCTCGAGTTCATTTCTTTGGGACCAAACACGAAATTGGCATAGAATGTAGCGGTGGAATTCTCAAAGTTAAAGTTGATGGTGAAACGAGTGTTGTCATCAAAAGGTTAGCGTGGAAGTTCAGAGGGCATGAGAGAATTTATGTTGATGGCATTGAAGTAGACTTCTTTTGGGACGTTTTCAACTGGGTCAATAGCAACAATGGCTCCGCTAATAGCGGGAAGAGTAATGAAAGTAATAATGGAAATGGTGGAAATGGACATGGTGTGTTTATTTTCCAAGTTGGTGAAGGTGGGGTGTGGCCAGAGATGGTAGGTCCGGAGAAGAGGTTGATGAAGAAGAGCTTGTCATCGTTAGGGTCCTCTTCAATGGCGTCGGGTTCTTTGTCACGGTCGCCATCTTGTTCAAGTGTGTTGCAGTGGGCGGAGGAGAGCAGTGACGGTGGTAGAAGCTCGTGTTCATCAACCAGGTCATGTGGAAGCAATGGTGGGTTTTCACTGTTGTTGTATGCTTGGAGGAAGGactaa
- the LOC123209247 gene encoding uncharacterized protein LOC123209247 isoform X1, whose translation MAGMCCFAQPNSTLHLKRIHCFKCCSALPDNRTRTPKFLKLAVTGVTELLRLFSSFDKDRSDRVNFKQEEEISNKGIDDVVTTLKTDYDHAYFVTGIFTSEIYDEDCIFEDPTIRFRGKELYSRNLRLLVPFFEFPSIELQKIEKCDKVMQKICVTLLATGQGHVPTPFLFPAYIIFGRREARTYLKLPWRPFISIDGSTVYELNSELKIINHAESWNVSALEAIAQIFTPSNRN comes from the exons ATGGCGGGGATGTGTTGCTTTGCTCAACCCAATTCAACTCTCCATCTCAAG AGAATTCATTGCTTCAAATGCTGCTCAGCCTTACCGGATAACAGAACGAGAACCCCGAAGTTTTTGAAATTGGCTGTAACTGGAGTGACTGAGCTCCTTAGACTCTTCTCCTCGTTTGACAAAGATAG ATCAGATAGGGTGAATTTTAAACAAGAAGAGGAGATTTCAAATAAGGGGATTGATGATGTAGTAACTACACTGAAGACGGATTATGACCATGCTTATTTTGTTACAG GGATTTTCACTTCTGAGATTTATGATGAAGATTGTATATTCGAAGATCCGACTATCAGATTTCGag GTAAGGAGCTGTATTCACGCAACTTGAGATTGCTGGTTCCTTTCTTTGAATTTCCATCAATTGAATTGCAAAAGATTGAGAAG TGTGACAAGGTGATGCAGAAAATATGTGTTACACTCCTTGCTACTGGACAAGGTCATGTCCCTACTCCATTTCTCTTTCCTGCATACATAATTTTCGGAAGGAGAGAAGCTAG AACCTACCTGAAACTTCCTTGGAGACCTTTCATTTCTATTGATGGAAGTACTGTCTATGAATTAAATAGTGAGCTTAAA ATTATTAATCATGCTGAGAGCTGGAATGTTTCTGCACTGGAAGCGATTGCCCAGATATTCACTCCTAGTAACAGAAATTAA
- the LOC123209247 gene encoding uncharacterized protein LOC123209247 isoform X2: MAGMCCFAQPNSTLHLKRIHCFKCCSALPDNRTRTPKFLKLAVTGVTELLRLFSSFDKDRSDRVNFKQEEEISNKGIDDVVTTLKTDYDHAYFVTGIFTSEIYDEDCIFEDPTIRFRGKELYSRNLRLLVPFFEFPSIELQKIEKSFLRLLIWQNVQGANSNNDFVLATWKLRTYLKLPWRPFISIDGSTVYELNSELKIINHAESWNVSALEAIAQIFTPSNRN; this comes from the exons ATGGCGGGGATGTGTTGCTTTGCTCAACCCAATTCAACTCTCCATCTCAAG AGAATTCATTGCTTCAAATGCTGCTCAGCCTTACCGGATAACAGAACGAGAACCCCGAAGTTTTTGAAATTGGCTGTAACTGGAGTGACTGAGCTCCTTAGACTCTTCTCCTCGTTTGACAAAGATAG ATCAGATAGGGTGAATTTTAAACAAGAAGAGGAGATTTCAAATAAGGGGATTGATGATGTAGTAACTACACTGAAGACGGATTATGACCATGCTTATTTTGTTACAG GGATTTTCACTTCTGAGATTTATGATGAAGATTGTATATTCGAAGATCCGACTATCAGATTTCGag GTAAGGAGCTGTATTCACGCAACTTGAGATTGCTGGTTCCTTTCTTTGAATTTCCATCAATTGAATTGCAAAAGATTGAGAAG tCTTTTTTACGACTACTGATATGGCAAAATGTGCAGGGTGCCAACTCTAATAATGATTTTGTTCTGGCGACATGGAAACTAAG AACCTACCTGAAACTTCCTTGGAGACCTTTCATTTCTATTGATGGAAGTACTGTCTATGAATTAAATAGTGAGCTTAAA ATTATTAATCATGCTGAGAGCTGGAATGTTTCTGCACTGGAAGCGATTGCCCAGATATTCACTCCTAGTAACAGAAATTAA
- the LOC123209247 gene encoding uncharacterized protein LOC123209247 isoform X3, translated as MAGMCCFAQPNSTLHLKRIHCFKCCSALPDNRTRTPKFLKLAVTGVTELLRLFSSFDKDRSDRVNFKQEEEISNKGIDDVVTTLKTDYDHAYFVTGIFTSEIYDEDCIFEDPTIRFRGKELYSRNLRLLVPFFEFPSIELQKIEKGANSNNDFVLATWKLRTYLKLPWRPFISIDGSTVYELNSELKIINHAESWNVSALEAIAQIFTPSNRN; from the exons ATGGCGGGGATGTGTTGCTTTGCTCAACCCAATTCAACTCTCCATCTCAAG AGAATTCATTGCTTCAAATGCTGCTCAGCCTTACCGGATAACAGAACGAGAACCCCGAAGTTTTTGAAATTGGCTGTAACTGGAGTGACTGAGCTCCTTAGACTCTTCTCCTCGTTTGACAAAGATAG ATCAGATAGGGTGAATTTTAAACAAGAAGAGGAGATTTCAAATAAGGGGATTGATGATGTAGTAACTACACTGAAGACGGATTATGACCATGCTTATTTTGTTACAG GGATTTTCACTTCTGAGATTTATGATGAAGATTGTATATTCGAAGATCCGACTATCAGATTTCGag GTAAGGAGCTGTATTCACGCAACTTGAGATTGCTGGTTCCTTTCTTTGAATTTCCATCAATTGAATTGCAAAAGATTGAGAAG GGTGCCAACTCTAATAATGATTTTGTTCTGGCGACATGGAAACTAAG AACCTACCTGAAACTTCCTTGGAGACCTTTCATTTCTATTGATGGAAGTACTGTCTATGAATTAAATAGTGAGCTTAAA ATTATTAATCATGCTGAGAGCTGGAATGTTTCTGCACTGGAAGCGATTGCCCAGATATTCACTCCTAGTAACAGAAATTAA
- the LOC123209247 gene encoding uncharacterized protein LOC123209247 isoform X4, with protein sequence MAGMCCFAQPNSTLHLKRIHCFKCCSALPDNRTRTPKFLKLAVTGVTELLRLFSSFDKDRSDRVNFKQEEEISNKGIDDVVTTLKTDYDHAYFVTGKELYSRNLRLLVPFFEFPSIELQKIEKCDKVMQKICVTLLATGQGHVPTPFLFPAYIIFGRREARTYLKLPWRPFISIDGSTVYELNSELKIINHAESWNVSALEAIAQIFTPSNRN encoded by the exons ATGGCGGGGATGTGTTGCTTTGCTCAACCCAATTCAACTCTCCATCTCAAG AGAATTCATTGCTTCAAATGCTGCTCAGCCTTACCGGATAACAGAACGAGAACCCCGAAGTTTTTGAAATTGGCTGTAACTGGAGTGACTGAGCTCCTTAGACTCTTCTCCTCGTTTGACAAAGATAG ATCAGATAGGGTGAATTTTAAACAAGAAGAGGAGATTTCAAATAAGGGGATTGATGATGTAGTAACTACACTGAAGACGGATTATGACCATGCTTATTTTGTTACAG GTAAGGAGCTGTATTCACGCAACTTGAGATTGCTGGTTCCTTTCTTTGAATTTCCATCAATTGAATTGCAAAAGATTGAGAAG TGTGACAAGGTGATGCAGAAAATATGTGTTACACTCCTTGCTACTGGACAAGGTCATGTCCCTACTCCATTTCTCTTTCCTGCATACATAATTTTCGGAAGGAGAGAAGCTAG AACCTACCTGAAACTTCCTTGGAGACCTTTCATTTCTATTGATGGAAGTACTGTCTATGAATTAAATAGTGAGCTTAAA ATTATTAATCATGCTGAGAGCTGGAATGTTTCTGCACTGGAAGCGATTGCCCAGATATTCACTCCTAGTAACAGAAATTAA
- the LOC123209247 gene encoding uncharacterized protein LOC123209247 isoform X5 produces MAGMCCFAQPNSTLHLKRIHCFKCCSALPDNRTRTPKFLKLAVTGVTELLRLFSSFDKDRSDRVNFKQEEEISNKGIDDVVTTLKTDYDHAYFVTGKELYSRNLRLLVPFFEFPSIELQKIEKSFLRLLIWQNVQGANSNNDFVLATWKLRTYLKLPWRPFISIDGSTVYELNSELKIINHAESWNVSALEAIAQIFTPSNRN; encoded by the exons ATGGCGGGGATGTGTTGCTTTGCTCAACCCAATTCAACTCTCCATCTCAAG AGAATTCATTGCTTCAAATGCTGCTCAGCCTTACCGGATAACAGAACGAGAACCCCGAAGTTTTTGAAATTGGCTGTAACTGGAGTGACTGAGCTCCTTAGACTCTTCTCCTCGTTTGACAAAGATAG ATCAGATAGGGTGAATTTTAAACAAGAAGAGGAGATTTCAAATAAGGGGATTGATGATGTAGTAACTACACTGAAGACGGATTATGACCATGCTTATTTTGTTACAG GTAAGGAGCTGTATTCACGCAACTTGAGATTGCTGGTTCCTTTCTTTGAATTTCCATCAATTGAATTGCAAAAGATTGAGAAG tCTTTTTTACGACTACTGATATGGCAAAATGTGCAGGGTGCCAACTCTAATAATGATTTTGTTCTGGCGACATGGAAACTAAG AACCTACCTGAAACTTCCTTGGAGACCTTTCATTTCTATTGATGGAAGTACTGTCTATGAATTAAATAGTGAGCTTAAA ATTATTAATCATGCTGAGAGCTGGAATGTTTCTGCACTGGAAGCGATTGCCCAGATATTCACTCCTAGTAACAGAAATTAA
- the LOC123209247 gene encoding uncharacterized protein LOC123209247 isoform X6, giving the protein MAGMCCFAQPNSTLHLKRIHCFKCCSALPDNRTRTPKFLKLAVTGVTELLRLFSSFDKDRSDRVNFKQEEEISNKGIDDVVTTLKTDYDHAYFVTGKELYSRNLRLLVPFFEFPSIELQKIEKGANSNNDFVLATWKLRTYLKLPWRPFISIDGSTVYELNSELKIINHAESWNVSALEAIAQIFTPSNRN; this is encoded by the exons ATGGCGGGGATGTGTTGCTTTGCTCAACCCAATTCAACTCTCCATCTCAAG AGAATTCATTGCTTCAAATGCTGCTCAGCCTTACCGGATAACAGAACGAGAACCCCGAAGTTTTTGAAATTGGCTGTAACTGGAGTGACTGAGCTCCTTAGACTCTTCTCCTCGTTTGACAAAGATAG ATCAGATAGGGTGAATTTTAAACAAGAAGAGGAGATTTCAAATAAGGGGATTGATGATGTAGTAACTACACTGAAGACGGATTATGACCATGCTTATTTTGTTACAG GTAAGGAGCTGTATTCACGCAACTTGAGATTGCTGGTTCCTTTCTTTGAATTTCCATCAATTGAATTGCAAAAGATTGAGAAG GGTGCCAACTCTAATAATGATTTTGTTCTGGCGACATGGAAACTAAG AACCTACCTGAAACTTCCTTGGAGACCTTTCATTTCTATTGATGGAAGTACTGTCTATGAATTAAATAGTGAGCTTAAA ATTATTAATCATGCTGAGAGCTGGAATGTTTCTGCACTGGAAGCGATTGCCCAGATATTCACTCCTAGTAACAGAAATTAA